One Gadus morhua chromosome 13, gadMor3.0, whole genome shotgun sequence genomic window carries:
- the LOC115556855 gene encoding inter-alpha-trypsin inhibitor heavy chain H3 isoform X2, whose translation MSEVRGGVLLLLLGLLYLGTLWPVQGALLVSRYDATTKETEGAIRSIQKRSVDDAKMVEVLSVTVHCTVASRFTHTVMTSTALNKANSSQEIFFEVDLPKTAFITNFSMEIEGQIYVGVVNEKEQAKKQYEKAVSSGRTAGLVKASGRKMEKFSVSVNIAAESNVTFILTYEELLQRKFGKYEILTRINPKQLVENFQIVADIYEPQGIAFVDAHATFLSNELLPLVEKTVTDNKAHISFSPTLDQQRKCPECDGSLINGDFIIKYDVKRASSLGDIQIVNGYFVHFFAPPDLPRIRKNVVFVIDRSGSMAGPKMIQTRVAMESILSDVHPDDYFGIILFDSSIEPWKQSLTKATEENVDEAIKFVRQIYPRGTTNINDSVMKAIHMLQDDRRNKKLPERSVDMIILLTDGMPNEGESNLQRIQQNVCEAIGGNMTLFCLGFGDDVDYSFLDVMAKQNNGVARRIYEASDATLQLQGFYDEVASPLLSAVDLRYPDNAVDSLTPHHFSQLFNGSEIVVAGRLSENDMDNFLVEVFANGFEQDFQVQGEASVTDWDVIYPEKDYIFGDFTERLWAYLTIQQLLETSKSGPAEKKSNATAKALEMSLKYSFVTPLTSMVVTKPETEDGPSGPLIADKLTEEQRQQADKQGVSYLHSAPQTGYMTAAVAPHPTYFVDGDPHFMIELPEREDALCFNINDSPGTIFNLVKDPSIGLLVNGQTIGDKMVAPDGKVNTYFGRLGVVHHSLGVRLEVTTEYITLSQDGQKVKLLWSDPASLKGPSVDLLLTKDRSVKVTLRDSVKFVILLHKVWKMHPYHQDYLGFYTLDSHLLSPSVHGLLGQFYHGIEFEVGDQRPGEVPEKPDATMYVKGHQLNVTRGWQRDFRKDLKRGKNVPCWFIHSNGTGLIDGSAEDYIVSGLFKTV comes from the exons ATGTCTGAGGTGCGGGGTggtgttctgctgctgctgttgggccTTCTGTACCTCGGGACACTTTGGCCGGTCCAGGGAGCCCTGCTGGTCTCTCGCTACGATGCTACGACGAAG GAGACAGAAGGTGCCATCAGGTCCATTCAG AAAAGAAGTGTAGACGATGCAAAG ATGGTGGAGGTGCTCAGTGTCACAGTACACTGTACGGTGGCTTCTCGGTTCACTCACACAGTCATGACCTCCACTGCTTTGAACAAAGCCAACTCCTCCCAGGAAATATTCTTCGAGGTGGACCTGCCCAAGACGGCATTCATCACCAACTTCAGCAT GGAGATTGAGGGTCAGATCTATGTTGGGGTTGTGAATGAAAAGGAGCAAGCCAAGAAACAGTATGAGAAGGCTGTTTCAAGTGGACGGACAGCTGGACTGGTCAA AGCTTCTGGAAGGAAAATGGAGAAGTTCTCTGTGTCTGTCAACATTGCAGCCGAGAGCAATGTGACCTTCATCCTGACCTATGAGGAGCTTCTTCAAAGGAAATTTGGCAAGTATGAGATCCTGACCCGAATAAACCCTAAACAGCTGGTCGAGAACTTTCAG attGTGGCTGATATCTATGAGCCCCAGGGCATTGCCTTTGTGGATGCCCATGCAACCTTCCTTTCCAATGAACTTCTCCCCCTGGTGGAGAAAACGGTCACAGACAACAAG GCACACATCTCCTTCTCGCCCACGCTGGATCAGCAGAGGAAGTGTCCAGAGTGTGATGGGTCTCTGATCAATGGGGATTTCATCATCAAGTATGACGTGAAACGAGCGTCAAGCCTAGGAGACATTCAG ATCGTGAACGGATACTTTGTGCATTTCTTTGCTCCTCCGGATCTTCCCCGTATCCGAAAAAATGTGGTGTTTGTCATTGACAGGAGTGGGTCAATGGCAGGCCCTAAGATGATCCAG ACCCGCGTGGCAATGGAATCAATTCTCTCAGACGTCCATCCAGACGACTACTTTGGTATCATCTTATTTGATAGTTCAATTGAGCCCTGGAAACAATCCCTTACCAAAGCAACAGAGGAAAACGTGGATGAAGCCATTAAATTTGTCCGGCAAATATATCCTAGGGGAA CCACTAACATCAATGATTCCGTAATGAAGGCCATCCACATGCTGCAAGATGACAGAAGGAACAAGAAGCTCCCAGAGAGAAGTGTGGACATGATCATTTTACTAACCGATGGAATGCCAAATGAGG gTGAAAGCAACCTTCAAAGGATCCAGCAGAACGTGTGCGAAGCCATCGGTGGTAATATGACTCTGTTCTGCCTGGGCTTTGGGGATGATGTGGATTACTCCTTCCTGGACGTGATGGCCAAACAGAACAATGGCGTGGCCCGAAGGATCTACGAAGCCTCCGACGCTACCCTTCAGCTGCAG GGTTTCTACGATGAGGTGGCTAGCCCGCTGTTGTCAGCAGTGGACCTGCGTTACCCTGACAACGCGGTGGATTCCTTAACCCCTCATCACTTCAGTCAGTTGTTCAATGGCTCAGAGATCGTGGTGGCCGGGCGGCTGTCTGAAAACGACATGGACAACTTCCTGGTGGAAGTGTTTGCCAATGGG TTCGAGCAGGACTTCCAGGTGCAGGGCGAGGCTAGTGTCACCGACTGGGACGTGATCTACCCAGAGAAGGATTACATCTTTGGGGACTTCACTGAGCGCCTGTGGGCCTACCTCACCATCCAACAACTACTGGAGACCAG TAAGAGTGGGCCAGCAGAGAAGAAGAGCAACGCCACGGCCAAAGCCCTGGAGATGTCCCTGAAGTACAGCTTTGTCACGCCCCTCACCTCCATGGTGGTCACCAAGCCTGAGACCGAGGATGGTCCCAGCGGGCCCCTCATAGCAGACAAGCTGACTGAGG AACAACGGCAGCAGGCTGACAAACAGG GTGTAAGTTATCTGCACTCAGCCCCTCAAACAGGCTACATGACAGCTGCTGTTGCTCCTCATCCTACATACTTTG TGGATGGAGATCCTCATTTCATGATCGaactgccagagagagaggacgctCTGTGCTTCAACATCAATGACTCACCTGGAACCATCTTTAACCTGGTCAAAGACCCCTCCATAG GACTTTTGGTCAATGGTCAGACCATTGGAGATAAGATGGTTGCCCCTGATGGTAAAGTCAACACCTACTTTGGCCGCCTTGGTGTTGTCCATCACTCCCTGGGGGTGAGGCTGGAGGTGACCACTGAGTACATCACTCTGTCCCAGGATGGACAAAAGGTCAAGCTGCTGTGGTCAGATCCAGCTTCCCTAAAAGGACCCAG TGTGGATCTGCTTTTGACCAAGGACCGGAGCGTCAAGGTGACTTTAAGAGATTCTGTAAAGTTTGTGATCCTGCTCCACAAAGTGTGGAAGATGCACCCCTACCACCAGGACTACCTGGGATTCTACACTCTGGACAGccaccttctctctccatccgtccATGGTCTGCTAG GTCAGTTCTACCATGGGATTGAGTTTGAAGTTGGAGATCAACGTCCAGGAGAGGTTCCTGAGAAACCAGACGCCACCATGTATGTCAAAGGACATCAGCTCAATGTGACCAG AGGTTGGCAACGGGACTTCAGGAAGGATTTGAAGAGAGGAAAAAATGTCCCATGCTGGTTCATCCACAGCAATGGGACAGGGCTCATTGATGGCAGTGCTGAAGATTACATCGTGTCAGGCCTCTTTAAGACAGTTTGA
- the LOC115556855 gene encoding inter-alpha-trypsin inhibitor heavy chain H3 isoform X1, with product MSEVRGGVLLLLLGLLYLGTLWPVQGALLVSRYDATTKETEGAIRSIQKRSVDDAKMVEVLSVTVHCTVASRFTHTVMTSTALNKANSSQEIFFEVDLPKTAFITNFSMEIEGQIYVGVVNEKEQAKKQYEKAVSSGRTAGLVKASGRKMEKFSVSVNIAAESNVTFILTYEELLQRKFGKYEILTRINPKQLVENFQIVADIYEPQGIAFVDAHATFLSNELLPLVEKTVTDNKAHISFSPTLDQQRKCPECDGSLINGDFIIKYDVKRASSLGDIQIVNGYFVHFFAPPDLPRIRKNVVFVIDRSGSMAGPKMIQTRVAMESILSDVHPDDYFGIILFDSSIEPWKQSLTKATEENVDEAIKFVRQIYPRGTTNINDSVMKAIHMLQDDRRNKKLPERSVDMIILLTDGMPNEGESNLQRIQQNVCEAIGGNMTLFCLGFGDDVDYSFLDVMAKQNNGVARRIYEASDATLQLQGFYDEVASPLLSAVDLRYPDNAVDSLTPHHFSQLFNGSEIVVAGRLSENDMDNFLVEVFANGFEQDFQVQGEASVTDWDVIYPEKDYIFGDFTERLWAYLTIQQLLETSKSGPAEKKSNATAKALEMSLKYSFVTPLTSMVVTKPETEDGPSGPLIADKLTEEQRQQADKQGVSYLHSAPQTGYMTAAVAPHPTYFGGIGATYLHSAPQTGYMTAAVAPHPTYFGGISATYLHSTPQTGYMTAAVAPHPTYFVDGDPHFMIELPEREDALCFNINDSPGTIFNLVKDPSIGLLVNGQTIGDKMVAPDGKVNTYFGRLGVVHHSLGVRLEVTTEYITLSQDGQKVKLLWSDPASLKGPSVDLLLTKDRSVKVTLRDSVKFVILLHKVWKMHPYHQDYLGFYTLDSHLLSPSVHGLLGQFYHGIEFEVGDQRPGEVPEKPDATMYVKGHQLNVTRGWQRDFRKDLKRGKNVPCWFIHSNGTGLIDGSAEDYIVSGLFKTV from the exons ATGTCTGAGGTGCGGGGTggtgttctgctgctgctgttgggccTTCTGTACCTCGGGACACTTTGGCCGGTCCAGGGAGCCCTGCTGGTCTCTCGCTACGATGCTACGACGAAG GAGACAGAAGGTGCCATCAGGTCCATTCAG AAAAGAAGTGTAGACGATGCAAAG ATGGTGGAGGTGCTCAGTGTCACAGTACACTGTACGGTGGCTTCTCGGTTCACTCACACAGTCATGACCTCCACTGCTTTGAACAAAGCCAACTCCTCCCAGGAAATATTCTTCGAGGTGGACCTGCCCAAGACGGCATTCATCACCAACTTCAGCAT GGAGATTGAGGGTCAGATCTATGTTGGGGTTGTGAATGAAAAGGAGCAAGCCAAGAAACAGTATGAGAAGGCTGTTTCAAGTGGACGGACAGCTGGACTGGTCAA AGCTTCTGGAAGGAAAATGGAGAAGTTCTCTGTGTCTGTCAACATTGCAGCCGAGAGCAATGTGACCTTCATCCTGACCTATGAGGAGCTTCTTCAAAGGAAATTTGGCAAGTATGAGATCCTGACCCGAATAAACCCTAAACAGCTGGTCGAGAACTTTCAG attGTGGCTGATATCTATGAGCCCCAGGGCATTGCCTTTGTGGATGCCCATGCAACCTTCCTTTCCAATGAACTTCTCCCCCTGGTGGAGAAAACGGTCACAGACAACAAG GCACACATCTCCTTCTCGCCCACGCTGGATCAGCAGAGGAAGTGTCCAGAGTGTGATGGGTCTCTGATCAATGGGGATTTCATCATCAAGTATGACGTGAAACGAGCGTCAAGCCTAGGAGACATTCAG ATCGTGAACGGATACTTTGTGCATTTCTTTGCTCCTCCGGATCTTCCCCGTATCCGAAAAAATGTGGTGTTTGTCATTGACAGGAGTGGGTCAATGGCAGGCCCTAAGATGATCCAG ACCCGCGTGGCAATGGAATCAATTCTCTCAGACGTCCATCCAGACGACTACTTTGGTATCATCTTATTTGATAGTTCAATTGAGCCCTGGAAACAATCCCTTACCAAAGCAACAGAGGAAAACGTGGATGAAGCCATTAAATTTGTCCGGCAAATATATCCTAGGGGAA CCACTAACATCAATGATTCCGTAATGAAGGCCATCCACATGCTGCAAGATGACAGAAGGAACAAGAAGCTCCCAGAGAGAAGTGTGGACATGATCATTTTACTAACCGATGGAATGCCAAATGAGG gTGAAAGCAACCTTCAAAGGATCCAGCAGAACGTGTGCGAAGCCATCGGTGGTAATATGACTCTGTTCTGCCTGGGCTTTGGGGATGATGTGGATTACTCCTTCCTGGACGTGATGGCCAAACAGAACAATGGCGTGGCCCGAAGGATCTACGAAGCCTCCGACGCTACCCTTCAGCTGCAG GGTTTCTACGATGAGGTGGCTAGCCCGCTGTTGTCAGCAGTGGACCTGCGTTACCCTGACAACGCGGTGGATTCCTTAACCCCTCATCACTTCAGTCAGTTGTTCAATGGCTCAGAGATCGTGGTGGCCGGGCGGCTGTCTGAAAACGACATGGACAACTTCCTGGTGGAAGTGTTTGCCAATGGG TTCGAGCAGGACTTCCAGGTGCAGGGCGAGGCTAGTGTCACCGACTGGGACGTGATCTACCCAGAGAAGGATTACATCTTTGGGGACTTCACTGAGCGCCTGTGGGCCTACCTCACCATCCAACAACTACTGGAGACCAG TAAGAGTGGGCCAGCAGAGAAGAAGAGCAACGCCACGGCCAAAGCCCTGGAGATGTCCCTGAAGTACAGCTTTGTCACGCCCCTCACCTCCATGGTGGTCACCAAGCCTGAGACCGAGGATGGTCCCAGCGGGCCCCTCATAGCAGACAAGCTGACTGAGG AACAACGGCAGCAGGCTGACAAACAGG GTGTAAGTTATCTGCACTCAGCCCCTCAAACAGGCTACATGACAGCTGCTGTTGCTCCTCATCCTACATACTTTG GCGGTATAGGTGCAACATATCTGCACTCAGCCCCTCAAACAGGCTACATGACAGCTGCTGTTGCTCCTCATCCTACATACTTTG GCGGTATAAGTGCAACATATCTGCACTCAACCCCTCAAACAGGCTACATGACAGCTGCTGTTGCTCCTCATCCTACATACTTTG TGGATGGAGATCCTCATTTCATGATCGaactgccagagagagaggacgctCTGTGCTTCAACATCAATGACTCACCTGGAACCATCTTTAACCTGGTCAAAGACCCCTCCATAG GACTTTTGGTCAATGGTCAGACCATTGGAGATAAGATGGTTGCCCCTGATGGTAAAGTCAACACCTACTTTGGCCGCCTTGGTGTTGTCCATCACTCCCTGGGGGTGAGGCTGGAGGTGACCACTGAGTACATCACTCTGTCCCAGGATGGACAAAAGGTCAAGCTGCTGTGGTCAGATCCAGCTTCCCTAAAAGGACCCAG TGTGGATCTGCTTTTGACCAAGGACCGGAGCGTCAAGGTGACTTTAAGAGATTCTGTAAAGTTTGTGATCCTGCTCCACAAAGTGTGGAAGATGCACCCCTACCACCAGGACTACCTGGGATTCTACACTCTGGACAGccaccttctctctccatccgtccATGGTCTGCTAG GTCAGTTCTACCATGGGATTGAGTTTGAAGTTGGAGATCAACGTCCAGGAGAGGTTCCTGAGAAACCAGACGCCACCATGTATGTCAAAGGACATCAGCTCAATGTGACCAG AGGTTGGCAACGGGACTTCAGGAAGGATTTGAAGAGAGGAAAAAATGTCCCATGCTGGTTCATCCACAGCAATGGGACAGGGCTCATTGATGGCAGTGCTGAAGATTACATCGTGTCAGGCCTCTTTAAGACAGTTTGA